Proteins encoded by one window of Sandaracinaceae bacterium:
- a CDS encoding AraC family transcriptional regulator, translating to MRSTTGCMASARLAWPALARVRATGRDPGPALDRVSLRAEEVGDPDFRMPEEVLDALWVACAEHVGEDAFGLRAGLAPSPGQLGVVEYVMRNHPTLGEAMEAGLRFQRVLHDAGADRLSVEGERAILHVSLSSGREPAGVLVDYGFAAALAGAMFLTGVPGRALEVAFVHAEPSDPGPWVQTFQCPLHFGAAENRLVFRADRLDAPIPQSDPGLLPILEQHAQTLLGEASDSFARRVSERIAEELTGGTPTAEIIAGKLHMSVRTLSRRLAEEDTTFSQLLDHLREQLALSHLRDRGLSVGEVAFLLGFSDANAFSRAFKRWTGHPPSHYRRRAS from the coding sequence ATGCGGAGCACCACCGGCTGCATGGCCTCGGCGCGCCTCGCGTGGCCCGCGCTCGCGCGGGTGCGCGCCACGGGACGCGACCCCGGACCCGCGCTCGACCGCGTCTCCCTGCGGGCGGAGGAGGTCGGCGACCCCGACTTCCGCATGCCCGAGGAGGTGCTCGACGCCCTCTGGGTGGCGTGCGCCGAGCACGTCGGAGAGGACGCCTTCGGCCTCCGCGCGGGCCTCGCCCCGAGCCCGGGGCAGCTCGGCGTCGTCGAGTACGTGATGCGCAACCACCCCACCCTCGGCGAGGCGATGGAGGCGGGCCTGCGCTTCCAGCGGGTCTTGCACGACGCGGGCGCCGACCGCCTCAGCGTGGAAGGCGAGCGCGCGATCCTGCACGTCTCCCTGTCGAGCGGGCGGGAGCCGGCCGGCGTCCTGGTCGACTACGGCTTCGCGGCCGCGCTCGCGGGGGCCATGTTCCTGACCGGCGTCCCGGGTCGCGCGCTCGAGGTCGCCTTCGTGCACGCGGAGCCGTCCGATCCGGGCCCGTGGGTGCAGACGTTCCAGTGTCCGCTCCACTTCGGCGCGGCGGAGAACCGCCTCGTGTTCCGCGCCGATCGCCTCGACGCGCCGATCCCCCAGTCGGATCCGGGCTTGCTCCCGATCCTCGAGCAGCACGCGCAGACCCTGCTCGGCGAGGCGAGCGACTCGTTCGCGCGCCGGGTCTCAGAGCGCATCGCCGAGGAGCTGACCGGCGGCACGCCGACGGCGGAGATCATCGCGGGCAAGCTCCACATGAGCGTGCGCACCCTGTCGCGGCGCCTGGCCGAGGAGGACACCACCTTCAGCCAGCTCCTCGATCACCTGCGCGAGCAGCTCGCCCTGAGCCACCTGCGGGACCGCGGCCTCAGCGTGGGTGAGGTCGCGTTCCTCCTCGGCTTCTCCGACGCCAACGCGTTCAGCCGCGCGTTCAAGCGCTGGACCGGCCATCCCCCGAGTCACTATCGCCGCCGCGCGTCCTGA
- a CDS encoding sigma factor-like helix-turn-helix DNA-binding protein produces the protein MDRVRGHMQRLTPQRRVALLLCVVEGLSPTEAAREVGCSALAMRGRLHQARAQLRAWLEEDEALRARLEGGA, from the coding sequence ACATGCAGCGGCTCACGCCGCAGCGCCGGGTGGCCTTGCTGCTCTGCGTCGTGGAGGGGCTGTCGCCGACCGAGGCGGCGCGCGAGGTCGGCTGCAGCGCGCTCGCGATGCGCGGCCGCCTTCATCAGGCGCGAGCGCAGCTGCGCGCGTGGCTCGAGGAGGACGAGGCGCTCCGCGCGAGGCTGGAGGGCGGCGCATGA
- a CDS encoding PHB depolymerase family esterase, with protein MRATWGWAIWGWMGVALLVGTGCASEMEERGPEGGAHEPGTEPPVTGEPVAPPGEGGEGAPRPLPGPAPSEPPVEAPPFTCEGKTGVDGRRVISFMHDGLLRTTYLHVPDQYEPTEGTMLVLNFHGFTSADWQQALLTGMGEVAEERGFIVAYPQGVAASWNAGDCCGTAWTDSVDDVGFVQALIERLAEDYCVDPRRIHATGMSNGGFISHRLACELSDTIASIAPVAGVIGVDPGECAPERPMPVWQFHGTRDPLVPYEGGTPILHDLGVGVVFRSVADTLEHWATVNGCSLERSEMIVEGDTTCVAWADCDAPTRLCTVDGGGHTWPGGLPIPFLGRTTNDLDATRQMVAFFEDNPLPAR; from the coding sequence ATGCGAGCGACCTGGGGATGGGCCATCTGGGGATGGATGGGAGTCGCGCTGCTCGTGGGGACGGGCTGCGCGAGCGAGATGGAGGAGCGCGGGCCCGAGGGCGGGGCGCACGAGCCGGGGACGGAGCCGCCCGTGACGGGCGAGCCGGTCGCGCCGCCCGGGGAAGGGGGGGAGGGCGCGCCGAGGCCGCTCCCCGGGCCCGCGCCCTCCGAGCCGCCGGTCGAGGCGCCGCCGTTCACGTGCGAGGGCAAGACGGGCGTCGACGGAAGGCGCGTCATCTCCTTCATGCACGACGGGCTGCTGCGCACGACGTACCTCCACGTGCCCGACCAGTACGAGCCGACGGAGGGCACGATGCTGGTGCTCAACTTCCACGGCTTCACCTCGGCGGACTGGCAGCAGGCGCTGCTCACGGGCATGGGCGAGGTCGCCGAGGAGCGCGGCTTCATCGTCGCCTATCCGCAGGGCGTCGCCGCGAGCTGGAACGCGGGCGACTGCTGCGGCACCGCGTGGACCGACTCGGTCGACGACGTGGGCTTCGTGCAGGCGCTGATCGAGCGGCTGGCCGAGGACTACTGCGTCGATCCCCGGCGGATCCACGCGACGGGCATGAGCAACGGCGGCTTCATCTCGCATCGCCTCGCGTGCGAGCTGAGCGACACCATCGCCTCCATCGCGCCCGTGGCCGGCGTGATCGGCGTCGACCCGGGGGAGTGCGCGCCCGAGCGGCCGATGCCCGTGTGGCAGTTCCACGGCACGCGCGATCCCCTGGTGCCCTACGAGGGGGGCACGCCCATCCTCCACGACCTGGGGGTCGGCGTCGTGTTCCGTTCGGTGGCCGACACGCTCGAGCACTGGGCGACGGTCAACGGGTGCAGCCTCGAGCGCTCCGAGATGATCGTCGAGGGCGACACGACCTGCGTGGCCTGGGCCGACTGCGACGCGCCGACCCGCCTCTGCACGGTCGACGGCGGGGGTCACACGTGGCCCGGCGGCTTGCCCATCCCGTTCCTCGGGAGGACGACGAACGACCTCGACGCCACGCGTCAGATGGTGGCCTTCTTCGAGGACAATCCGCTCCCCGCGCGATGA
- a CDS encoding MYXO-CTERM sorting domain-containing protein translates to MLRLSSLVAIFTVHLLLCGVAHAQQVSYASLDGAELRCVSDSTETCVSNADCTLTGETCVRFPGQGMCADAERLFCRDETRGGCPIGRELRPIGMTGISLCMPSGRRWCAESGSGFTSCFREPGAPSDALLVDFELGDCDRDGIPNGAETDAGLCVPVERFGVVGPSGNCDTLASCRSDGDCPSEAPRCEGVGAHYFCVPDVIHHCCGGFVGVECPDGTACEPTNGTADGNDFCADPGYCVDLEFTDRTACLFFGGERVEDPDAGDCDEDGIANVSDESPCEFDAPPDAGISPPEDGGGTPPPEDAASPPMDAGHTTPPPPPEDRQPQFAGGGGCLCRATGAPGGQTPWLAALALGVLGLIWRQRP, encoded by the coding sequence GTGCTTCGCCTTTCATCGCTCGTCGCGATCTTCACCGTCCACCTTCTCCTCTGCGGCGTCGCGCACGCGCAGCAGGTCTCGTACGCCTCCCTCGACGGGGCCGAGCTCCGCTGCGTCAGCGACTCGACGGAGACCTGCGTCTCGAACGCCGACTGCACCCTCACGGGCGAGACATGCGTCCGCTTCCCCGGCCAGGGCATGTGCGCCGACGCCGAGCGGCTCTTCTGCCGAGACGAGACGCGCGGCGGGTGTCCGATAGGGCGCGAGCTGCGGCCGATCGGAATGACGGGCATCTCGCTCTGCATGCCCAGCGGCCGGCGCTGGTGCGCCGAATCCGGCTCGGGCTTCACGTCGTGCTTCCGCGAGCCCGGCGCGCCGAGCGACGCCCTCCTCGTCGACTTCGAGCTCGGCGACTGTGACCGCGACGGGATCCCGAACGGCGCGGAGACGGACGCGGGGCTCTGCGTCCCGGTGGAGCGCTTCGGGGTGGTGGGACCGTCGGGCAACTGCGACACGCTCGCCTCGTGCCGCAGCGACGGCGACTGCCCGAGCGAGGCGCCGCGCTGTGAGGGCGTGGGCGCGCACTACTTCTGCGTCCCCGACGTGATCCACCACTGCTGCGGGGGCTTCGTCGGCGTCGAGTGCCCCGACGGCACGGCGTGCGAGCCCACGAATGGCACCGCGGACGGCAACGACTTCTGCGCCGATCCCGGCTACTGCGTCGACCTCGAGTTCACCGATCGGACCGCGTGTCTCTTCTTCGGAGGCGAGCGGGTCGAGGATCCCGACGCGGGAGACTGCGACGAGGACGGTATCGCGAACGTGTCGGACGAGAGCCCCTGCGAGTTCGACGCGCCCCCGGACGCCGGAATCAGCCCGCCCGAGGACGGCGGGGGCACGCCTCCGCCCGAGGACGCGGCCAGTCCGCCGATGGACGCTGGACACACCACCCCGCCGCCTCCGCCGGAGGATCGGCAGCCGCAGTTCGCGGGCGGGGGCGGCTGTCTCTGCCGCGCCACGGGCGCGCCCGG
- a CDS encoding FecR family protein codes for MTDDLLERAASALREADGGGANDDALIDRALLAGRARHARRTRTRRAWIATALTLAAAAAIALAVNRPEPRVAAPAAPLPELDRVEDVTATERPEPLVRGDDRLTPSTDARFRLDFDDAAHRLVTLRHGAMLFDLAPLPEGHVFAVRTPHLEARVTGTVFLVEVQESGTAVEVFEGSVLVLDEGRARLLRAGQRVGDVQAAALRVEGEAAARARGRPAPIAATNEGGRASSPAPRRRRRANAPPRAAPPTPEAARALIVEGEAEEALALARSVPPSPTWRYVEADALRALGRGAAAASAYDDAAGGLEGPARREAAVLAAQLHMRDGAPERALASLERGRVTEVESPLRERGLVLKAEALARLERHDALARVARAYLRLYPTGHRAAWMGRFVDVAAPSPGAQDARRR; via the coding sequence ATGACCGACGATCTCCTCGAACGGGCCGCGAGCGCGCTGCGCGAGGCCGATGGCGGCGGGGCGAACGACGACGCGCTGATCGACCGCGCGCTCCTCGCGGGCCGGGCGCGTCACGCGCGACGGACGCGAACGCGGCGCGCGTGGATCGCGACCGCCCTCACGCTCGCCGCGGCGGCCGCGATCGCGCTCGCGGTGAATCGCCCGGAGCCACGCGTCGCGGCGCCCGCCGCGCCCCTGCCGGAGCTCGACCGGGTCGAAGACGTGACCGCGACGGAGCGGCCGGAGCCGCTGGTGCGGGGAGACGACCGGCTCACGCCGTCGACGGACGCGCGCTTCCGGCTCGACTTCGACGACGCCGCGCACCGGCTCGTGACGCTGCGTCACGGCGCCATGCTGTTCGACCTGGCGCCGCTGCCCGAAGGCCACGTCTTCGCGGTGCGCACCCCCCACCTCGAGGCGCGCGTGACGGGCACGGTCTTCCTGGTCGAGGTCCAGGAGTCGGGGACCGCGGTGGAGGTGTTCGAGGGGAGCGTGCTGGTGCTCGACGAGGGCCGCGCTCGGCTGCTCCGCGCGGGTCAGCGTGTGGGCGATGTGCAGGCGGCGGCGCTGAGGGTCGAGGGCGAGGCGGCGGCGCGAGCGCGAGGGCGGCCGGCGCCGATCGCCGCCACGAACGAAGGAGGACGAGCCTCGTCCCCTGCGCCGCGACGTCGACGACGCGCGAACGCCCCGCCGCGAGCCGCGCCCCCGACGCCCGAAGCGGCGCGGGCCCTGATCGTCGAAGGCGAGGCGGAGGAGGCGCTCGCGCTGGCCCGCTCCGTCCCGCCGTCGCCGACCTGGCGCTACGTGGAGGCGGACGCGCTCAGGGCGCTCGGACGGGGCGCGGCGGCGGCGAGCGCGTACGACGACGCGGCCGGCGGCCTCGAAGGCCCGGCGCGGCGCGAGGCGGCCGTGCTGGCCGCGCAACTCCACATGCGCGATGGCGCCCCGGAGCGCGCGCTCGCCTCGCTCGAGCGGGGACGCGTGACGGAGGTGGAGTCGCCGCTCCGCGAGCGCGGGCTCGTGCTGAAGGCCGAGGCGCTCGCCCGGCTCGAGCGCCACGACGCGCTCGCTCGGGTCGCGAGGGCCTACCTGCGCCTCTACCCGACGGGACACCGGGCCGCGTGGATGGGGCGCTTCGTGGACGTAGCCGCTCCATCGCCCGGCGCTCAGGACGCGCGGCGGCGATAG